Part of the Sandaracinaceae bacterium genome, GGAGCGGGATCTTGTGGAGCAGGACCTTGCCGGGCTTTGCGATCGCCATGTTGATTCCTCAGAAGCTGGCGGCACCGAGGGAGATCTCGGTCCACTCCTCACCGCGCGCGGTGTCCATCGCTTCGATGACGTGCTGGTACAGAACGCCATCCTCGGGGGTGACGGTGATGTCGTGACGGTTGGGGTACGCCTGGCGCCACGCCTGCAGCTTGTTGCGCAGCTCGTCCACGTTGTACGAGTCGCCGTTGCGCGGGACGTTGTGCGAGTCACCCGCCGTGGAGGACAGGGTGTACCCGGTGGAGGTGATGCTGATGGTCAGCTTGTCGCGCTCGTCGGGCGGCGGGTCGTCCGAGGGCGCCGACGTGCTGGGCACGTTCTGGTTCGCCTCGATGCGCGCCAGCTGGTTCCAGACGGCAGTCACCAGCAGGAACATCACGCAGCACAGGAGCAAGTCGATGAATGGGACCAGGGGGATCTCTTGGTCGACGGTCTTCTTTCCGCCGTGTCCGCCGCCTGAATCGATGCTTGCCATCTTCTTGCTCCTGTCGCTGTTTCAGTGAGTCCGACGCCAGAGGCGGATCAGGCCTCGTCGCCCACGCCCGTCAGGTTGACCTTCGAGCGGTTGTTGACGACCAGGTTCATCACCTGGACGGTCGCGGCGTTGATGTCATCCAGCAAGCCCTGGGTCTTACCGTTGAGGATACCCATGCCGATCAGGGCCGAGATGGCCGCGATGAGGCCGAAGGCGGTGCAGTTCATGGCCTCGGAGATGCCCTTCGCGAGCATGGTGGCCTTCGATGCAGAGTCTGCGCCGGCGACGGCGGCGAACGCGCCGATGAGACCGACGACGGTGCCGAACAGGCCGGAGAGCATGGCGAGGTTGGCGAGCAGGCCGAGGTAGGCGGTGCGATGCTCGATCAGCGGCAGCTCACGCAGGGCGGCTTCGTCCATGGCTGCCTGGACCTCTTCGTCCGGACGGTTGACGCGCATCAGACCCGCCTTGACGATACGGGCGAGGGGCGCATTGGCGGCCGAGCAGAGCTTGATGGCGCGCGCGATGTCGCCGGCCAAGATGCACTTCTGCATGGTCGACAAGAACACGTCTTTGTTGATTGAGCACTTGTACAAGTACACGGAGCGCTCGGCGATGATCGAGATCGCTATGATCAGCCAGAAGAGGATGATCCACATGGCCCAGCCGCCCTCTTGGTAGTGTTCCCAAAGTTTTGCCATGATCGTCTCCTGAGCCTTTCTGCGTTCCAGTGTTCGACGTTGGAACGAGGTCTGTGTCGGGTGCGGGTGCGCCTCAGTGCAGGGACCCACGCCATGTGGGCTCTTCAAGAGTGCGCCTAAGAGGTTGATAACTCACGGAAAAAGAGACCTCTCCATGAGGACTTTGATCGAGAAGGGCCGATGATACCGACTGCCCCCTGCAAGTCAACATCGATCCGCGCGGGGTCATCGAATGAAAAATGGGACGCAGAAAGAGCACCCCGTTTGGACACCAAAGGGGCGCCGAGGTTCCGTGCCGAGCAGAACACCACGCGCGTGCGCGCTTCGCGTTGACAACCTTCGGGGCGCTGCGGTAGCGTCCTCCCGGTTCTCAGCAGTCGCTGAGTCTTCACTTCTATCCCACGTATAAAAAACGCCGTCGGCCGAGACTCTCGGGGCGGTGTCGCGGTAAGGGGGGCATGAGACGAGACGCTCTCATCGCTTCCGACCTCGAAGGAGCCTGACTGATGCAAGAGGTTGGCCACGCACTAGTGGAGGGCGCGCCGTTCTCGTTCATCAACATCGCGGTGCTTGCCCTGGTACTCGCCATCGTTGCCGAGCGCTTCGTTTTCATCCTGAGCAAGTACCGCGTGAACGCGACCGAGTTCATGGCGCAGGTGCGCAAGCTGGTGCAGGCGGGGAACATCGACCGCGCGATCAAGCTGTGTGAGGCGGCTCCGCTGCCCCTCCTGCAGGTGATCAAGGCGGGTCTCACGCAGGTGAACCGCGGCGAGGACGCCGTCATCGCCAACATGGAGGAGAAGCTCTCCGAGGTGCTCCCCGCCCTCGAGAAGCGCATCGCCTCCTTGTGGACGTTCGCGAACCTCGCGACCCTGATCGGCCTGCTCGGCACCATCCGCGGTCTGATCCGCGCGTTCGCGGCCGTCGGTACCATCGACGACCCCTCGCAGAAGACGGCCATGCTCTCGGCCGGTATCTCCGAGGCCATGTGGAACACCTTCCTCGGGCTGCTCATCGCCGTGATCGCGATGTTCTTCCACCTCATCCTGAACGGCATGGCCAAGCGCCAGAAGCACGAGATGGAGAAGGCGACGATGAAGCTCGAGAACCTGCTCACGCTGAAGCGTCAGGGCTGAGCGCGGCGTCATGGCCAAGCAGCTGACCGGCCGACAGCGTGCCTATGTCAAGAAGCACGCGAAGCAGCATGAGCTGGACGCGTCCGAGCTCGACTCCGAGCTCAACATCGTCCCGTTCCTGGACATCGTGATCAACTTGATCATGTTCTTGCTCATGACGGTGTCGACCGTGGCCTTCTTCTCGCAGGTCGAGGCGACGCTGCCCCAATACAGCTCGGGCAGCGTCGGCACGCGCTCCACCGCCAACGAGAACTCGCTCAACTTGATGGTCACCATCACCGAGTCGGGGATCATCGTGACGGGAAGCTCCGGCAAGCTCGCGCCAGGATGCGAGAGCACGGCCTCGGGTCGTGTCATCACCGTGCCCCGCGCGGGCAACAGCTACGACTGGCGCGCCCTCACGGCGTGCGCCGAGAAGATCAAGGAGACCTTCGCAGACGAGCATCGTGTGACGGTCGGGGCCGACCCCACGATCCACTACGAGCACGTCATCCACGCGATGGACGCGATGCGTAGCAACGCGGCCGGAACCGAGCTGTTCCCCGAGGTGCTGCTGTCGGCGGGAGTGCGCTGAGCATGAGCGAAGACACCCAGAACCAAGAGTTTACGCCAGGTGGCGACGGCGAGGCGACGCCCGCGACCTACGCGGACTTGAAGCGCATGGTCCGCTCCAAGCGCCGCAAGCACGAAGAACACGGCGCCCATGGCCTCAACATCTACCCGATGATGGACATGATGACGATCTTGCTCGTCTTCATGGTCATGCAGCTGGCCTCCTCGTCAGCCGTCGCCGTGCAGCAATCAGAAGAGCTCACGATCCCCTACTCTACCTCCACGGTGGACATGGAGGACGCCGTGGCGGTGCAGATCTCCCGCAGCGCGATCGTCGTCGACGGTCAGATGGTGGTGGAGCTGCGCAACGGGCTGGTCGACCCGAGCCAGAAGCAGGGCGGGGCCAACGGCTTCCTGATCACCCGCATGAACCGCGAGATGAACCGCATCCGCGATCTCCGGAAGCTCATCGCGGCCTCCAACCCGCGCCGCCCATTCACAGGCACCGTGTCGATCGTGGCCGACAAGCGGACGCCGTACCGCACGCTGACCGAGGTCATCTACACACTCGGTCAGTCGGAGTTCAACAACCTGCGCTTCGTCGTGAACCGCCAGACTCCGGGTCGCACCGGCAACTGAACGTCCCTTCCCGCGGTGCACACCGCATCTCAATTGCCAAGAGGGCTCCCGTTGGGAGCCCTCTTTCGTTGGTCACGAGCGCCGTCGGCGGGCTGGGGAACATGACGCCCCCTGCCCTGCTCGAACCCCGCTCACTCCTTGCCGACGCGCTTCGGACGCCGATTGCAGTCCAGGATCTTCTTGCGCAGGCGGATGGCGTCGGGCGTGATCTCCACGAGCTCGTCCGAGTCGATCCAGTCGAGGCCCGACTCGATCGTGAGCGCGCGGGGCGGCGTGAGCACGACGTTCTCGTCCTTGCCCGCGGCGCGGATGTTGGTGAGCTTCTTCTCCCGCACTGCGTTCACGTCCAGGTCGTTCGGGCGTGCGTGCTCACCGCAGATCATGCCCTCGTAGACAGGCACGGCCGCACCGATGAAGAGCTCGCCACGCGGCTGCAGGTTGAACAGGGCGTACGGCGTGGTCACCCCCTTGCGGTCGGAGACGATCGCGCCGTTCTTGCGGCGCATCATCGGTCCCGCGTAGGGCTCCCAGCCCGCGTGCAGCGTGTTGAGCAGACCCGTGCCCCGCGTCTCCGTCAGGAACAGAGAGCGAAAGCCGATCAGGCCGCGGGAGGGCACCGTGAACTCCATGCGCGTACGCCCAAAGCCCAGGCTGCCCAGCTTGGTCATGCGACCACGGCGCTCGCCCATGGCCTGGGTGACCGAGCCCACGTGCTCGTCCTGCACGTCGACGACGACCGTCTCGAGCGGCTCGCTGAGCACCCCGTCGATCTCCTTGGTCACGACCTCGGGCATACCGAGCGACAGCTCGTAGCCCTCGCGGCGCATGGTCTCCGCCAGGATGGAGAGCATCAGCTCGCCGCGCCCGTAGACGTCGAACGACTCGGTGTCGTCGGTGTCCTCGACGCGGAGGGCGATGTTGCGCTGCGCCTCCTTGTACAGGCGGTCGCGCAGGTGGCGCGACGTGACGAACTTGCCCGACTGCCCCGCGAAGGGCGAGCTGTTGATCAAGAAACGCACGCGGATGGTGGGCTCCTCGACCTCGATGCGCGGGAGCGCCACGGGGTTGGCAGGGTCCGCCAGGGTGTCGCCGATCTCGACCGCGTCGATGCCCGAGAGGGCGATGATGTCGCCCGCGAAGGCCCCGTCGCTCACGACGCGCTCCATCTTCTCGAACGTGAAGAGGTTGCTGACCTTGGCCTGGATGTTCTTCTCAGCGCCCATCAGCATGACCTGCTGGTTGCGCTCGACCCGGCCGGCGCGGACGCGCCCGATGGCCACCTTGCCGATGTACTCGTCGTGCACCGTGTTGTGCACCAGGATCTGGAGGGGGGCGTCGACGGGCTCGGAGGGGGCCGGCACACGTTCGACGATCGTCTCGAACAGCGCGCTCAGGTCGGTGGCCTCGTCGGTCAGCGCGCGCTTCGCGATACCATCCTTGCCGATGGCGTAGATCGTCGGGAAGTCGGTCTGCTCGTCCGAGGCGCCGAGGTCGCAGAACAGATCGAAGGTCTCGGTCAGGGCCTCGTCGGGGCGCGCGTCCTTGCGGTCGATCTTGTTGATCACCACGATCACGGGCATGCCCAGCTCGATGCTCTTGCCGAGGACGAAGCGGGTCTGCGGGAGCGCGCCCTCGGCCGCGTCGACGAGCAGCAGCGCGCCGTCGGCCATGCGCAAGATGCGCTCGACCTCACCGCCGAAGTCTGCGTGACCCGGCGTGTCGATGATGTTGATCTTGTAGTCCTTCCAGCGCACGGACGCGTGCTTGGCGAGGATCGTGATGCCTCGCTCGCGCTCGAGGTCGCCGCTGTCCATGACGCGATCCTTGACCACTTCGTGAGCGTGGAACACGCCGGTCTGCTGGAGCATGGCGTCGACCAGGGTGGTCTTGCCATGGTCGACGTGCGCGATGATGGCGATGTTGCGGAGTTTGTCGCGGGAAGTGGCAGTCATGATAGGGAAGATCCTCTAGGCCTCACGGCGTGCGCGGGGCGCTCTGCTCGCCAGCCGGGAGCGGTGGCGGGACGGACGAGCGCCGATACGGCTGCCTCGTGGCGCTGCTGCTAGCACACCCCTGCGCAGTCGGCACCCGCCCCGTGCAGACCGCGGCGTCACCCCCTCGGCCGACGACCTGCGAGGAGCACCACGGCCGCCCCTCGCCCTGCTCGGGCGCGGAGCCCGGGCCCGGGGTCAGTCGTCCCCCTCGCCCTCCCCCTCGGCTTCCCGCTTGAGCCTGAGCAGCTCGTTCTCAATCATCTCGGGGGTGACCCCCAGCTGCGGTGTCAGCTCCGCCAAGGGCATGCCATCGACGCAAGCCGCCTGAGCGATGTGTAGAGCGCGAACCATCAGCTGACGCGCGCGACTGACGCCCGACTTGCGCAGGATGCTGCTCACATGATGCTGGGCGGTCTTTTCCGAGATGTTGAAGCGCTCGCTGATGCGTCCCACGTCACCTCCCTCCAGCAACAGCTCCAGCACCTCGGACTCCCGTGCGGTCAGCTCGTGCCGCTCGGACAGCGTGCGCGCCGCCCACTTGCGGGCGATCCCGGGGGTGGGCTGGCGTCGCAGGTGGCACTGTTCACGAAAGGCCGTCAGGGACGCTTCGTTGATGGGCTGAAAGACGAGGGTGATGGCGTGCTGCGCGGCGTCGCGCAGCTGGTCCAGGGTGGGCTGCGAGGCCACCAGCGCAGCCGCAACATCCGCGCTGCTGTGGCTGACCAGGCGCTTCAGCAGCTCCAAGCCGGCCGAATCTCCCACGGTGGGGCCGACCACCACCCCGAGCCACCTGTGAGAACGATCGTTCTCCAATGCCTCGGCCTCGTTGCGTGCCCATCGCACCGGGATGCCGGGGTCGAGCGCCGCTCGGATTTCGGCCACGATGGACTCGTTGGGGTCCACCGCAAGGATGAAGACACGCTGCACGTCGAGAGGTTGGTGCTTGCTCACGTCCCGCAGGGTACCCCAGGCAGAAGTACGCCGGCTGACAAATCTGCAGCCTACGAAATCTCCGAACTTGGGTAGAATTGCCCATAGACCCGCGTGTCCCATCGCCACACACTGACATCTCCAACCGGTCAAAACTGTGCGAGGGACTGACGGGACGCTCGGAGCCAATAGCCAAACTCCGAAGCGTCTCGTTTTCTTTTAATTCCGGCGAGTTGCTGCGCAGCGGGCGATCCCCTCTACGATGCCCAGCATGCTCCGGAGCTCCCGTCCGGCGTCTGCCACGGCGAAGCGCGAGCTGCCCGTGTGGCCATACATTCCGGTCAGGAAGAGACGGCTATCCCCTCCCGCAGCGCACAGGGACGCGTGCAGGGCCCGCGCCTGCGCGACGGGCACCACGTCGTCCTCGCGCCCATGAACGATGACGCTGGACCCATGATACAGCGCGATGCTGGGCGCCGGATTCATGCACGCAAAGGCATCACCCGCAGAGGTGAGAGCACGCAGACCAGCCTCTCCACGCGGGTCTTCCGCCCCCGTGGCGCGCAAGAACACTCGTCGACTCACAGGGTCGAGTGTGGGCGCGAGGCGGTCGGACACCACGCGCCAAGCACCACCGACCTTCATCTCAGGGCGTCCCCAGGTCTGCTCGACGAAACGTCGCAGGGCCCGCTCGAGGGGCGCCGGGTCCGCAGGTGCGTCGTCCATGAACCGGAGCAAGTTGAGGTACACGACGGGCCGGTTGAGAGGGTCGGCGGACACTCCGTCCTGGCCGCCAGAGAGGGAGAACCGCACACAGGCGGCGAAGTCGTGATAGCCGCCGAACGCGACCCACCCCGCCGGACTGCGCCGTGCGCAGACCACTGCCGCCGGCAGGGACCCGGTGGAGATGCTGAACACCCCTGGGCGTTGCGGCGGATGGTCGGCCAGGCCGCACAGCACGTCGTACGCCGCGATGGCGTCTGGGCCGAGCGCGGGCCCCACATGGAGGCGCGCGAACGTGGGGAGGAACGGACACAACACGCGCACGCCGGAGGCGGCCAAGATCCGATTGAAGCGATCCAACCTTGGGTCTGCCGGCCCGAGGTAGTGGAGCCCGGGGAGCACCAGCAGCGCGCCACGCACGCCCCCGCCGCGTGGCTCGTAGACCCAAGCATCGAACGCACGGGTGCCGTCGCCCCCGCGGATCGATGGCACGCGCACGCGCCGTCGCCGGACCCTCGCGGGCTGGGCGGTCGCGGGCGTCAGCGGCCCGAGCCACCTCGCCAGGGACACCATGGTCGCCAGCCGCTCCAGCACGGCTCAGCTCGCAAACACGGGAGGACGACGCTGTGCCCAGGGACGCGCCTGTTCGAGCTGACGGGCCAGCTGGAACAGCGTCAGCTCGTCGCCAAAGCGGCCCGTGAACATGGTCCCGATGGGCAGCCCGCTCGTGCTCCAGTGCAGCGGGACATTCATGGAGGGCTGGCCGGTGAAGTTCTGCACGGCGGTGAACGGCGAGAACGCGAAGATCTCCTTGGCGGCCTTCTCGATGACGCCGGGCAGGCGTAGCGCCGACTTGATACCCCGCCTCGCGATGAAGCGCTCCATCGCCCCCTCGACCCCCTGTTTGAACATCGAGCCCACCTCTACGGGCGGCAGCGCGAGCGTCGGCGACAGCACGACATCGTAGTCGGCGTACAGCTCCTGGAGCCGACGGCTCTCGGCTTGAAGGTCCATGATGGCGAGGGCGAAGTCCCCGGCGGTGAAGATGCGGCCGAGCAGCGCAGCCAGCTGCGTGCCCGTCTCGAAATCGTCTGGCCCCGGCTTGCGGCCGCGCGAGCGCTCGGCGTGCACCATCCCAGCAGCCGTATTCCCCCCGATGACGGTAAAGAAGGCCATCGAGATCACGTCCACGTCGTGGCCTGGGCGGACCTCCTCCACCTGGTGCCCGAGGGACTCGAGCAGCTTGGCCACGTCCCGCACGGCGGCGTCGCAGTCGGGGTGGACCTGCGCGTGGAACGCGGGCTCGACATGGAACGCCACCCGCAACGCGCGTCCCCCCTTGGGCGCTCGCTCGAGCTCGTCGAGCCAGGAGCCGTCGAAGGGCGGGGCGTGGTAGGGCGCAAAGGGTTCTGGACCGTGAGTGGCATCCAACATGGCGGCGCTGTCCCGCACGCTGCGGCTGATGACGTGCTCGAGCGCGAACCCGTTCCAGTGCTCACTGGCGTCGGGCCCGGCCGGCGTGCGGCCGCGCGTGGGCTTCAACCCGAAGAGCCCACAGCAAGCCGACGGGATCCGGATGGAGCCGCCACCATCACCGCCGCTCGCCATCGGCACGATGCCGGCCGCCACCGCCGCGGCCGACCCGCCGCTGCTGCCGCCCGACGTGCGCGAGAGATCCCAGGGGTTGCGCGTGGGACCGAACAGCTGCGGCTCGCTGACGGGCATGAGGCCGAGCTCGGGGGTGTTGGTCTTCGCGACGGTGACCAAGCCGGCCTCCTGGAAGCGCCGGAAGAGGGTGCCCTCGTGGGCGACCGTGTACCCCTGCCAGAACCGTGAGCCCGAGTGCGTGGGCACCCCCGGGATGGTCTGGAGCAGGTCCTTCAGGAGGAAGGGCACCCCGGCGAACGGAGCCCCGGGGTCCTCCTGCACCACGGTGGCGGCGCGCGCGCGGGCGGCGTCGTACATGGTGTTCACCACGGCATTGACCTGCGGGTTGAGCTGCTCGATGCGCGCGATGCACACCTCGACGAGCTCGCTGGAACTGACCTCGCGCTTGCGTATCAGCTCGGCGAGACCGAGCGCGTCGTAGTCGGAGTAGGAGTCGAAGCCGGACATCCGGCGATGGTACCCGTACGGAACGAGGGATGCGCGCGTGATCGCCATCGGGACGCCCGCTGCGCTGACATGATGTTCGAGTTGGGCCTCGAAATTCTCACGCGAGACGTGAAACGATCGAGCCGCGGAGGCATCCAACCAGCTGTATACGGAAATAGTGCAATCACCGCGCTTGCGGTCACCACTCGCGTGCCCATGTTCGCCATGCTGTGTCTCGGGCGCGCGAGTGCTCGGAATATCTCCTCACAGCAACCGTTGCTTCTTATATAGCCTACTCATCACAAGGGGTGCCCATGACGGAACTCAACCAGGAACGGCCTCCGAACCACTTCGACACGCTGCTCGGGCAGGGGCTCGACAAGGGGTTCGTGACCTACGCCGAAGTCAGCGAAGCGCTGGCCCAGATGGGGCCCAGCGACCGCACCATCGGCTGGCTGCTGAAAAAGCTCGACGCGATGCGCATCGAGCTACTGGAAGACGACCACGACCCGCGCACCGGCCTGGCCAAGAGCCGCAGCAAGCGCGAGCGCGGCGAGGCACGCGAAGCCAAGAAGCTCTCCTCGGGGGAGGCCATCCAGACCTACCTGGACTGGATGGGGTCCGTGAGCCTGCTGACCCGCGAAGGCGAGGTCGAGCTGGCGCGCCAAATCGAGAGCGGCCGCGAACGCATGTACCGGGCCCTGCATGACGCACGGCTCGCCGACCTCGGGCTCGACGCGGTCCACGAGCGAGTCTCCCTGGGCGAGCTGCGACCACACCAAGCGGTGCTGACCCCCGAGTTCGAAGCCGCCATGGATGCGCTGGACGACTACTGTCGGGCCGCGGAGCAGTCCGACACCGAGTGCCGCCGCGTGGAGAAGCGCGCCGGCGCGAGCTTCGCCAAGCTCGTGGCGCTGCGCGAGGAGCTCGCGGCGCGCGAGATGGAGGTGGAGCGCGCGAAGGCCGAGATGGTGGAGGCCAACCTGCGCCTCGTGGTGGCCATCGCGAAGAAGTACATCAAGCGCGGCCTCCCATTCCTGGACCTCATCCAGGAGGGGAACATGGGCCTGATGCGCGCGATCGACAAGTTCGACTACCGGCGCGGCTACAAGCTGTCGACCTACGCTTCTTGGTGGATCCGCCAGAGCATGGCGCGCGCGGCGACCGACCAGGCACGCACCATTCGCATCCCAGTGCATGCCACGGAGCTGCTCAGCAAGCTCATGACCGCCACCCGCCGCCTGGTGCCGAAGCTCGGCCGCGAGCCCACGCCCGCCGAGATCGCCGAGGTGATGGCGCTGCCCGTCGAGCAGGTGCGCAACCTGCTCACCATCTCGAGGGACACGGTGTCGCTGGAGACGCCGGTCGGGTCGGACGGCAGCAGCGAGCTGCGAGATCTGATCGCAGACGAGTCCATCGACACGCCGATGGACACCATGGTGCGCGCCGACCTGACGGACAGCATCATGAAGGCGCTCAGCACGCTGAACGAGCGCGAGCAGCGCATCCTCTGCATGCGCTTCGGGATCGGCGACAAGGAGACGTACACGCTGGCCGAGATCGGCCGCGAGTTCGGGCTGAGCCGCGAGCGCATCCGTCAGCTGCAGGCGCTCGCGCTGCGCAAGCTGCGCAACGCCCAGGGCGACATCTCGCTCAAGGCCTTCGTGAACTAGCGCCCGCGCGCTTGGGAACGCTCAGGCGTCGTTCTCCAGCGGGACGCCCGAGGCGTCCGTCGGCTCACGCTGGTCGACCAGCGGAAGCCCACGACGTCCAGGGCGCCCGCGCTGCGCGACGAGTGTGCCGCAACCCCCGTTGGCCTCGAGGCGCGCCTGGCTGGACATGCGCACCACGAGACCGGCGTCGCGCAGGTGCGCGTAGGCTCGCTCGTAGGACTCCCGAGTGGCGCCATTCAGGGTCGAGCTGTCGACCGGGTTGTGCTGGTAGAGGTGCACCGCGACGCCGAGCGGACGTACGCGACTGGCGAAGGCGACCAGCTCGTCGGGCGTGTCGTTCTCGCCCGCGAGCAGCAGGTAGGCCAGGGCGACCTTCTTGCGACGCGTGCGAGACATCCGCGGTACGGTCTCCTCCAACAACGCGAACAACGGGCCGAGCGCGGGGGCGTGCGGCACCAAGCGTGCGCGCGTGGGCTCGGTCCCCGCATGCACCGAGATGGTCACGCCGTTGTGCGGCGCGGCGAGCAGCTCGCGCAAGCGGGGCAGCGGTCCGCCCGAGGTGGTGACGCTCGCAGGGGTGCCGCGCTCACGACACCAGCGGAGGAAGGCCGGGACGGCCTCCGGCGCGTGCAGGGGCTCGCCGACCCCCGACGCGGTCACGCGCTGGAGCGCCGTCCCGAGAGACTCGACCGCCGTGACCTGCGCGCAGAGCTCGGCGAGGGTGAGTGGGCGAGTGAGCCCTCGGGCCCCCGACGCGCAGAAGGGACACGCCACGGCGCAGCCCACCTGGGTCGACACGCACAGTGTGTCCCCACGGTAGAGGACCGCCTCGACACGGCTCTGGTCGCTCAGCGTCACGACGAAGCGGCGGTTCCACGCGGACTGTTCGACCTCCGACAGCTGGACGACACGCTGGCCCAGGAGGGCAGCGCCACCGGACACAGAGCCCGAGTGTGGGGCCGCGACGCTCACGCCGCGCACCCCGCCCGGCTCGCCCCATCGCCGGCACGCTCGGAGCGACCGCTGCGCTCGAGGCCCAGGTGTCCATCGGCCTGCAGGTCGAGCCCGTCTGCTGGCAGATGCTCGAGCCGCCGCCGCGCCACGTCGAGCAACGCGGGCAGGTCGGGGGAGCGCAGGGCCTCGCGCTGGAACGCGAGCTCGTCCGGTACGGCGCGTCCGATGTAGCGCGCGATCTCTTTCATGCGTCCGAGAGCACGGCCCGGATACACCGCGTCGATGCGCCCAGCCGCCTCTTCCAGATAGGCCAGGACGTCGGCGCCGGTCGGCGCGAACGGCGTGCGGCCTTCCGCGAGCGCGGCGGCCTGTCCGAAGATCCATGGGTTCCGTAGGGCCGGGCGTCCCACCATGACCCCGTCGCAGCCCGTCTCCGAGCGCATGCGGGCGAAGTCGGCGGCGTACCAGATGTCGCCGTTTCCGATGACCGGGATGCGGAGCGCCCGACGCAGCTCGGCGACGATGCGCCAGTCGGCCACCCCCGCGTAGAAATCTGCGCGGCGTCGCGGGTGAACGGCGATGAAGTCAACGCCGGCGTCCTCGACCACGCGCGCGATGGTGACCGCGTGTTGCGAGGCGTCGCAGTCCGCGTCGAAGCCCGCGCGGATTTTGGCGGAGAGCACCCCGGGGACGGCGGCGCGCATGGCCCGCAGCACCTTGGCCAGAAGCGCGGGATCCTTCAGCATCGCGGCGCCCACACCCTTGCGCACCACGCGCGGCATCGGGCAGCCGAGGTTGATGTCCACCACGTCGGCCCCGGCTCCCGCGACGATGCGCCCGGCGTCCGCCATGAGCTCGGCGTCGTTGCCCATCACCTGCACGGACAAGGGCACACCGGGCACCTTCACGATCGCCCGCTCGAGGAGTGAGCGCGGCGCGTCCGAGCCGTGTACGCGCACGAACTCGGTGCACAGGATGCCCACACCGCCGCGCTCGGCGACCATGGCTCGGAACGGCGGATGACCTGCGCCCTCCATGGGCGCGAGCATGGTGGGGTGGTTCCAGCCGAAGCGCGCCAGCCGGTTTCCCGCTGCGGTGCTGCACGTGGCCGTCACGGGTCTCGCTCCAAGTAGCCCATGTACATGCGGTGCAGCTCGTCCACCAGCTCGGTGGGGTCACGCCAGACGCTGTCGTCGAGGGCCAGGCGGATGGCGTAGGTGTCCATCACGGCGAACGCGGCGTGCGTCGCGAAGCGGATCGCGCGCTCGGGGTCGGGGTGCAGGATGGACGCGCGGTGCTGAGGCACGATGAGGCCTAGCACGACCTCGATCATCGCGTCGCGCTGCTGCACCGTGTTGGCCCACTCGCGCGGGTTCTGGGCTGCGGCCGAGACGAACGCGGCGATCAACCGACGCCGCGCGACATAGT contains:
- the typA gene encoding translational GTPase TypA; the encoded protein is MTATSRDKLRNIAIIAHVDHGKTTLVDAMLQQTGVFHAHEVVKDRVMDSGDLERERGITILAKHASVRWKDYKINIIDTPGHADFGGEVERILRMADGALLLVDAAEGALPQTRFVLGKSIELGMPVIVVINKIDRKDARPDEALTETFDLFCDLGASDEQTDFPTIYAIGKDGIAKRALTDEATDLSALFETIVERVPAPSEPVDAPLQILVHNTVHDEYIGKVAIGRVRAGRVERNQQVMLMGAEKNIQAKVSNLFTFEKMERVVSDGAFAGDIIALSGIDAVEIGDTLADPANPVALPRIEVEEPTIRVRFLINSSPFAGQSGKFVTSRHLRDRLYKEAQRNIALRVEDTDDTESFDVYGRGELMLSILAETMRREGYELSLGMPEVVTKEIDGVLSEPLETVVVDVQDEHVGSVTQAMGERRGRMTKLGSLGFGRTRMEFTVPSRGLIGFRSLFLTETRGTGLLNTLHAGWEPYAGPMMRRKNGAIVSDRKGVTTPYALFNLQPRGELFIGAAVPVYEGMICGEHARPNDLDVNAVREKKLTNIRAAGKDENVVLTPPRALTIESGLDWIDSDELVEITPDAIRLRKKILDCNRRPKRVGKE
- a CDS encoding response regulator transcription factor, which produces MGHAGLWAILPKFGDFVGCRFVSRRTSAWGTLRDVSKHQPLDVQRVFILAVDPNESIVAEIRAALDPGIPVRWARNEAEALENDRSHRWLGVVVGPTVGDSAGLELLKRLVSHSSADVAAALVASQPTLDQLRDAAQHAITLVFQPINEASLTAFREQCHLRRQPTPGIARKWAARTLSERHELTARESEVLELLLEGGDVGRISERFNISEKTAQHHVSSILRKSGVSRARQLMVRALHIAQAACVDGMPLAELTPQLGVTPEMIENELLRLKREAEGEGEGDD
- a CDS encoding MotA/TolQ/ExbB proton channel family protein, with the protein product MQEVGHALVEGAPFSFINIAVLALVLAIVAERFVFILSKYRVNATEFMAQVRKLVQAGNIDRAIKLCEAAPLPLLQVIKAGLTQVNRGEDAVIANMEEKLSEVLPALEKRIASLWTFANLATLIGLLGTIRGLIRAFAAVGTIDDPSQKTAMLSAGISEAMWNTFLGLLIAVIAMFFHLILNGMAKRQKHEMEKATMKLENLLTLKRQG
- a CDS encoding biopolymer transporter ExbD, whose amino-acid sequence is MASIDSGGGHGGKKTVDQEIPLVPFIDLLLCCVMFLLVTAVWNQLARIEANQNVPSTSAPSDDPPPDERDKLTISITSTGYTLSSTAGDSHNVPRNGDSYNVDELRNKLQAWRQAYPNRHDITVTPEDGVLYQHVIEAMDTARGEEWTEISLGAASF
- a CDS encoding biopolymer transporter ExbD, with protein sequence MAKQLTGRQRAYVKKHAKQHELDASELDSELNIVPFLDIVINLIMFLLMTVSTVAFFSQVEATLPQYSSGSVGTRSTANENSLNLMVTITESGIIVTGSSGKLAPGCESTASGRVITVPRAGNSYDWRALTACAEKIKETFADEHRVTVGADPTIHYEHVIHAMDAMRSNAAGTELFPEVLLSAGVR
- a CDS encoding biopolymer transporter ExbD; translation: MSEDTQNQEFTPGGDGEATPATYADLKRMVRSKRRKHEEHGAHGLNIYPMMDMMTILLVFMVMQLASSSAVAVQQSEELTIPYSTSTVDMEDAVAVQISRSAIVVDGQMVVELRNGLVDPSQKQGGANGFLITRMNREMNRIRDLRKLIAASNPRRPFTGTVSIVADKRTPYRTLTEVIYTLGQSEFNNLRFVVNRQTPGRTGN
- a CDS encoding MotA/TolQ/ExbB proton channel family protein, coding for MAKLWEHYQEGGWAMWIILFWLIIAISIIAERSVYLYKCSINKDVFLSTMQKCILAGDIARAIKLCSAANAPLARIVKAGLMRVNRPDEEVQAAMDEAALRELPLIEHRTAYLGLLANLAMLSGLFGTVVGLIGAFAAVAGADSASKATMLAKGISEAMNCTAFGLIAAISALIGMGILNGKTQGLLDDINAATVQVMNLVVNNRSKVNLTGVGDEA